One Nycticebus coucang isolate mNycCou1 chromosome 7, mNycCou1.pri, whole genome shotgun sequence genomic window, ATAAAAATACTTCTGAATATCTATACAACTAACATTTACCTTCctgtaatgaaaaatattttgtaagcatataaattcaaaatgatatgtgtgtatgtgatatacatgtgtgtgtgtgtgtgtgtgtatataatatatagattttttttcctggaataataataatttcatggCAAAgcgataaactttttttttttttttttttggtagagacagagtcttactttatcaccctcggtagagtgctgtggtgtcacacagctcacagcaacctttaactcctaagcttaggcgattctcttgcctcagcctcccgagtagccacaatgctgggctacttttctgttgcaatttggccagggctgggtgtgaacctgccacccttcgtatatggggccggtgccctacccactgagccacaggtgccacccaagaggataaacttttaaaataacttggAAGGTCATGAGGGCAACAATTTATTCCTTAAATACTTAAATAGAATGAACTACATATAATAAGTTTGGCTAGACAACTTTGGAGACCTGCCCTGGAACAccatctaagatttttttttcttttttttgagacagagtctcactgtgttgcccttggtagagtgccatggtgtcacagctcagagcaacctcaaactcttgggcttaagcaattatctgccttccaagtagctggaactataggtgctggccacaatacccggctattttttttctgtttcagttatcattgttgcttagttggcctggcccagatttgaacccaccaacctgggtgtatgtgtctggcgccctacccactgtgctacagtcaCCGCccctctaagatttttttttgtgtagagacagagtttcactttattgccctcggtagagtgccatggcatcacacagcaaacagcaacctccaactcctgggtttaggccattctcctgcctcagcctcccgagcagctgggactacaggtgcccgccacaacacccagctatttttttgttgcagtttggccggggctgggtttgaacccgctaccctcggcatatggggccggcgccctgctcactgagccacaggtgccagcctcCTCTAAGATTTTTTAATAAAGCAATTTGGTGGTCTCACAATTTCCCGTCCTTAACCCTCTCAACCAACTGCTTGTTGAACTGGGGTTAGGTTTTCCAAACTTTAGTCATTTGAGTACACTTCCATAATGTTGGTTATTCTGAATACCACCTGTATTGCCATATCCttaccattttcttcttttctttcattttaagaaaaatacatttatttcaataGAATTTATTAAAACCAGAATCCTTTATCATAAATAGAAAGCTGTCATACacataaatacaatgaaaataaaactaattgAATTCTAGTTGGATACTATTATTTGCCAGAAAATGAGAGTCACGGTTCTGCTCTGTCTTTgttgaaaaggaaaattagctATTAGAGAGGCGTTAAAGACATATTAACTCCAAACTTATTGGAAGGCttaaaaggaattgaaaaagaaacaactttCCGTCTGTGAGATCAAGTGTTATTTAATTCTGTGTCTGTGTATACAACCTAGAGCCTCTCAGGTCCAATGCCAAATTTGATGGAAGCTTGAATACCCATTGAATTAGAAATAACAAGGACACAGTGATAATAGCAAAAGAGATGacattagaagaaataaaatgaattataaagcCAGATAaaacagggctgggtgcagtggctcgtgcctctaatcctagcactttgggaggccgagggggatggattgcctaagcttactggttccaaaccagcctgagccagagcaagacctcatctctaaaaatagcgggcggtgctcactttggcagcacatatactaaaattggaacgatacagagaaggtTAGCATTGCCCCCacacaaggatgacacacaaattcatgaagcgttccatatttaaaaaaaaaaaaataaataaataaataaaaatagccaggcattttggcaggtggctgtagttctagctacttgggaggctgaggcgagagaattgcttgagcccaagagtttgaggttgctgtgagcaaaccTCAAACGCATGATGccatgaggccatggcactctactgagggcaaaagtgagactctgtctccaaaaaaaaaaccccagataaAAGAACTATAGAAACATTACAGTCTGAGGCCAATTAAAGGGCTTTACATATGTCACTAGTCCAAACTGATAATGATAATGAATGCATCCCCTCTTCATTCTATTATTTCAGAGTACAGTTTAAGAAGAGAGCTATAAGAATGAAATCGCTGCTTACGAAGGTTCCtgttcaggtagagaatatatttcAGAGGAACATCTCATCTCTGGTGATGTCCGAGAAATTTTTTGTCAGTGGGATAAATCTTACTTTTCTGGTCTAAATCCACATCCTTTTGCACTCACAATAGAGTAAGGGTATAACCTTAAGTCTCAACACAAAAGAAATACTAATGCAAGaagtgcacacacatatatacatacccaGTCGTTTCAGAAGTAATTATAATCTGAGAAATCCAGAAAAGTTTTAAAGGGAGAAAACTATATTGCACATCAATACTAATGCACACATTTTAACATCAGCTAATAGAAAGATCATatttgttgggcggtgcctgtggctcagtgagtagagcgccggccccatatgccgagggtggcaggttcggacccagccccggccaaactgcaacaaaaaaatagctgggagttgtggcgggcgcctgtagtcccagctgctcgggaggctgaggcaagagaatcgcgtaagcccaagagttagaggttgctgtgagccgtgtgacgccacggcactctacctgagggcggtacagtgagactctgtctctacaaaaaaaaaaaagaaagatcatattTGTTTTGGGCCCACTGCTTTACATTAATTATTCAACTGTTCCAAGTGTACACATTCTCCCATCTGGAGGTCTGGGTCATTTGATAAATACTTAGCACCTAGTATAGAGGTGATAATTATTATGGTAAGCACTCTACAAGTATTTGTTTAAAAAGcaactaaataaaaatttgggTGTAATAGTAACATATTCATTTAACAGAGCTCCAGGGTGCTCCTGGAACAGTGATTTAGGAAATAGACTCTAGGACCAGGCTGTCTGGATccaaattccagctctgctaTGTACTAGCCTGATAAGGTGATTCACTATCTacgccttagtttcctcatctacaaaatgagaataataatagaaTGTATCTTATATGCTTAGAaggataaaatgaattaatattttttcctagaaACCATCTGGGGTATCTAGTATGTGCTATAGCAACTATTGCTGTTTTGTTAAATAAGGTTCTTCCCTGTAGAAAGAGAGGCAGCTCCCTGTTCTCTCTAAGAGCATTAAGTTCTGGAAACAAAgtgcctggattcaaatcccaatTATGCCATTTATTAGGTAGGTGATCTGGAACAAGTTACTTTCCCTCTCAGAAACAGGGATAACTAACAGTATTCATCTCACAGAGTTGCTGTGATAGCAAAAGTGTAACACATGAGCCCaggacctggcacacagtaaatactCAGGTAAACATTAGCAATTTGCCCATTTGTTGATGGTCCAGCTCTGAGAAgacaatttgaaattaaaaaaaaaaaatcctacaggaAGAAGATCCTGGATCTTCCAAAATGGAAGATGTGGATATATTCCAAACACATGGCCTGGCTCCTAACCTACAGAACTCTATATTAGAGGCCCCTAACTCACACTATAGCTCAGGATTCCTTAGTTCACACTCCAGATCAGAGGTCTCTAACTCACATGGCTTTACTACACTGAATGCCACAGGTACCAGGCtgataaaacaaaaaagggagCTATGCTGAAGGAGGCTGCAGGACCTGGAGAACACTCAAAGCCTCACCCAAAGAGTGTCCCAACCCAGGGCCCACTGCTGCCATGTGGGCATGTGGGCCCAAGTCACTGTACCTTCTAATTTTTAAGAATCCAGATCCAGATTCTTATGCAAtctctccttattttattttatttgacttcATTCTTCCCATCACGGAGtaaataccttttttttgttttgttttttgagacagagtctcactctgttgccctgggtagaatgctatggcatcttagctcacagcaactttaaattcctgggtttgagcaatcttcttgcctcagcttcccaactagctgggactataggcacccaccaccacactcagctaatttttctatttttttttttttaatatcattgtATATATTTTCCTACAGGTAATTTTTGTATAGCTTCAACATTTTCTCCTCAAAGTTTAGAACTGGATCACTTggccctttcttttcttatctcctCCCAGTTCAAAATGCTTGCATATCTTAATGGCCAGCATCCTCTCGGATCTGCAGTTAGGCTCAACACATTCCAGCCTTAGCACAATCTTCTTTGTGGTTTTAGCCTTCTTCCGGAAAATTGGCTTTGTCTGCCCACCATAGCCACTCTGATTTCGATCATAGTGCCTCTTTCCTTGGGCATACAAGGAATCCTTGCCCTTCTTATACTGGATCACTTTGTGAGGCTGATGCTTGCCACACTTCTTACAGAAAGTTCTTCGGGTTTTAGGTACGTTGACCATCTCTACCATAGAACTGTCTCTACGATGAAATTGCGAAGCTCGGCGTCCACAGCCCTCGCCTCCCGCtgctctaatttttctattcttgtagagacgggtctcactcttgctcaggctggtctcaaactcctgagctcaagcaatccacatgccttggcctcccaaagtgctatgattacaggtgtgagccactatgttaggcctaattccatttatattaatcatagccataaaaaattaaatacctaggaataaacttaaataAGATGGCACACTTGTAgattgaaaactacaaaacattgctgaaagtaACTAAAGAAGGCCTaactaggcggcgcctgtggctcagttgtaaggcgccggccccatgtaccgagggggggggttcaaacctggccccggctgaactgcaaccaaaaaatagctgggcgttgtggcgggtgccagtagtcccagctactcgggaggctgaggcaagagaattgcttaagcccaggagttggaggttgctgtgagctgtgtgatgccatggcactctaccgagggccataaagtgagactctgtctctataaaaaaaaaaaaaaaaaaaagaaggcctaACTAAATGTAAAGATACCTTATGAGTAAGAAGAGTATACTTTTAAAAGTCACTGAAAAATTCTGATAAGTAGAGTAaatcatatatttcttttaataccTATACATTAAATTGCTTAATTTATTATAGTCTGAAAGCTTACATACCAGTATAAAAGTTACGTAGCGTATAAACCTAAGAACTTGTTCAATGCTAAACATTTTCCACTGATGATATAACTATGAAAACAGTCCAAGACATACATATATTCTTTCTACCAAGTTACCTCTGAAGAttggtatgtatttttaaaatatttatgaaatattgttTCCTCAGATAAAAATACaatgtccctttttcttttccttctttctttctttttttttttggccatagggtctcattttgttgacctgggtagagtgctatggcgttatagctcacagcaacctcaaactcctaggctcaagtgatcttcttgcatcagcctcccaagtagctgggactataggcacccaccacaacacccagctatttttagagatgaggtcttgttctggctcaggctggtctcaaactcctgagctcagatgatctacCTGCTGTGGccttccagtgtgctaggattatatgtgtgagtcactgcacttgTCATATCTCCCAATTTTAGAAAGCAACAttcaaaaaaaacttttcttaaggctgaataTGCCCATGTCTCATTGGTGTGGGTCACCCCAAGGATTCTGTAAACCAAAGCTTGCCTAGATCCAGGTCAGGCCCTCTAGATCATCTTAGACATTGTTCAACCCCTTAGAATGCAGAAAAAGTGATCCAATTCTTCCACATTTGTAGGGATGGGAGGATGATGATAACAGTAACTGTCCTCCTTATCGAGACATGTAAACAATAGACACTGGGACTTGCTATCAATGGGCCATCATTCAAGACAGGTGAACCCAGGAGCAAAAGAGGAACAACAAATGTGGGGATTTTGTTGTGAACTTCCTTTCATGTAATTTCCCTGATTCTTATTTATGTTTGATTTAAACTGTGCAGAAATGGACTGGAAGGCTGTTAGGAACCTGTTATATATTTAAACCTGATTCAGTTTAGAGCTATGAAAAAGAAGAGAGCTGTGGTTACAGTGATGAGTTTCCATCCGTGCTCACCAAAGTGAATACTTAGGTCCCATGATAGGCTCGGTATTTGAGGCCAAGTATTTGATTTGATGTTCTTATACTAAGGCAGCACTATCACAGGCTCtattatgatatttttaaaacacaggaaATTAACAAGGAGGTGGTGGTTGTTTTGGCTAGAATCTGAATGGCACAGGGAGTCAGCAGCAGCTGCAAGCCTTCTTAGTTCCCCGACCAGCAGCAGTTCTTTCTCTGGGGGAAGGAACAAACGGTGTTGTTTACAGCTTTAATGGATGTGGTTGCTCACTGTTAAATTGATGCTACAGGATTTGTCAAAAGCTTTATTATACCTTAAAAGGCTATTGCGAAGAACTCATGAAAGAAAGCATtttgcaattattttcaaaactgcAAAGTGGatcttattattaaaattaaaacatgctGAAGGTTAagttcttttattattcttacaTA contains:
- the LOC128590729 gene encoding 60S ribosomal protein L36a-like — its product is MVEMVNVPKTRRTFCKKCGKHQPHKVIQYKKGKDSLYAQGKRHYDRNQSGYGGQTKPIFRKKAKTTKKIVLRLECVEPNCRSERMLAIKICKHFELGGDKKRKGQVIQF